In the genome of Candidatus Nitrosotenuis sp. DW1, one region contains:
- a CDS encoding integrase has translation MWEKSVTVISKLRSFERDPNPRPLPYQITSHDNHIITQFNDAFWDKYKLYLQSNYRAGTVRCQFSYAKQYAYVITNNDASDLLSLTVPKRLLVMKSIANLSKYIGCYDAWLSLKKQHQLKWTTDNTMHVFDHMLDPEQSFDAMIKWLKTCISTLPKADGNILIFCTLTGLRPTEACDSISLIHNDLDNYLNPKMMVLDHFKYPRLFLRRTKKAYTSIVNDEILDIAKSSTCRTYNSLRMVLRKHHLKANVNHCRKIFATHLHHNGIPYEMIDLLQGRSPQTVFARHYYKPNLDPAHLRNVIKLLYERISSN, from the coding sequence ATGTGGGAAAAATCAGTAACTGTGATATCAAAATTAAGAAGCTTCGAACGGGATCCGAACCCGCGACCTTTACCTTACCAAATTACAAGCCATGATAACCATATCATAACCCAATTCAACGATGCATTCTGGGACAAATACAAGCTATATCTTCAAAGTAATTATCGGGCCGGTACTGTAAGATGCCAATTCTCATATGCCAAACAGTACGCATACGTCATTACCAATAATGATGCCAGTGATCTTCTATCTCTAACTGTACCGAAACGCCTACTTGTGATGAAGTCAATAGCCAATCTATCCAAGTATATCGGCTGTTATGATGCATGGCTTAGCCTCAAGAAACAGCACCAGCTCAAATGGACAACTGACAACACCATGCATGTCTTTGATCATATGCTTGATCCTGAACAAAGCTTTGATGCAATGATTAAGTGGCTAAAAACCTGCATTTCCACTCTACCTAAAGCTGACGGTAATATCCTGATATTTTGTACATTGACTGGCCTTAGACCTACTGAAGCTTGTGACAGCATTTCTCTAATACATAATGACCTTGATAACTATCTCAATCCCAAAATGATGGTTCTGGATCATTTCAAATATCCTAGATTGTTTCTAAGGCGTACAAAGAAGGCATACACCAGCATTGTTAATGATGAAATACTTGATATTGCAAAGTCATCCACGTGCCGTACCTATAATTCCCTTAGAATGGTACTGCGTAAACATCATTTGAAAGCTAACGTGAATCATTGCAGGAAAATATTTGCCACCCATCTACATCATAACGGCATACCGTATGAGATGATTGATTTGTTACAGGGGAGATCTCCACAAACTGTCTTTGCACGACATTATTACAAGCCGAATCTAGATCCTGCTCATCTTAGAAATGTAATAAAATTACTTTATGAAAGAATATCCTCCAATTAG
- a CDS encoding AAA family ATPase, with translation MKTNPFVFGTIVGDENFADRKNELKELTSDLSSRTNLIIFSPRRYGKTSLIFKVIEQLQKKGIICAYVDLYPAATKEKFANIFASSIARAKAGKMDEIIHAIRDLIPPVKLTLRPEGTSEYEGGVELELSHGKNDVDSNLTKLYDLPEKIAKKKNKKMVVVFDEFQEIGKLDGTEIENNLRSKIQRHKNVSYVFMGSQRHLLDQMFNDKNRALYRAGKPFNLGRIPEEEFGTFIKERFKAGGINVSEEVISKILQLTQCHPYYTQQLCHEIWNYCMSQDSKSIEERDVLKAKEQVMKNQNYAYTSMWDSTRGRHRALLLAMAISDEKGIFSSKFRERHRLGAPSTVARAADALEEKGLIEKDGNDYVVSDTFFQEWIRKIS, from the coding sequence ATGAAGACAAATCCCTTTGTTTTTGGAACAATAGTGGGTGATGAGAACTTTGCAGATAGAAAAAACGAGCTCAAAGAGCTGACCAGCGATCTATCTAGCAGGACAAATCTCATCATATTTTCTCCAAGAAGATATGGCAAGACCTCGCTGATATTCAAGGTGATTGAGCAATTGCAAAAAAAAGGAATAATCTGTGCTTACGTGGATCTTTATCCAGCTGCTACAAAAGAAAAGTTCGCAAATATCTTTGCAAGCTCTATTGCAAGGGCAAAAGCTGGAAAAATGGACGAAATAATACATGCCATAAGGGATTTGATCCCCCCGGTAAAACTTACCCTTCGGCCTGAGGGGACGTCTGAATATGAAGGCGGAGTTGAACTGGAACTATCCCATGGAAAGAACGATGTAGATTCTAACCTGACTAAACTTTATGATCTTCCTGAAAAAATAGCTAAAAAGAAAAACAAGAAGATGGTTGTCGTTTTTGACGAGTTTCAAGAAATTGGCAAACTTGATGGCACGGAAATCGAAAACAACCTGCGCTCAAAAATACAGCGGCACAAAAATGTCTCATATGTGTTCATGGGCAGTCAAAGGCATCTCCTGGATCAAATGTTTAATGATAAAAATCGGGCACTATACCGAGCAGGCAAGCCGTTTAATCTTGGCAGAATTCCAGAAGAGGAATTTGGGACATTCATCAAAGAGCGTTTCAAGGCGGGGGGAATTAATGTCTCAGAGGAAGTCATATCTAAAATTCTACAATTGACTCAATGCCATCCGTATTACACTCAACAGTTATGTCATGAAATTTGGAATTATTGCATGTCACAGGATTCAAAATCTATTGAAGAAAGAGACGTCCTAAAAGCAAAGGAGCAGGTCATGAAAAATCAAAACTATGCGTATACTTCCATGTGGGATTCTACACGGGGAAGACATAGAGCATTATTGCTGGCAATGGCGATTTCCGATGAAAAGGGTATATTCTCCTCAAAATTCCGAGAGCGGCATCGTTTGGGGGCGCCTTCAACGGTTGCAAGGGCAGCTGACGCTCTGGAAGAAAAAGGACTGATAGAAAAGGATGGTAATGACTATGTCGTATCTGATACTTTTTTTCAAGAATGGATCAGAAAAATAAGTTAA
- a CDS encoding DNA adenine methylase — MKQQLLSVEPKPFVKWAGGKRQLMPVIEKHMPSEFGAYFEPFLGGGAVLFHLLSKNPGLKCNVSDLNSDLVLSYVVIRDRVKELITSLERHAKHYLKNPDSYYYSVRDSEPADSIGKVSRLLFLNRTCFNGLYRVNSKGKFNVPLGRYSNPNIVNEENLLSVSHALQSKKIQVTCQDFTSIVSHAKKGDFVYFDPPYQPVSRTANFTSYTDKNFTYQDLEMLVDVSEKLAQKGCKVLHSNSNSREVTCLFSSKWKVVEIPVNRAINSDSAKRTGHTELLIKNY, encoded by the coding sequence TTGAAGCAGCAATTACTGTCAGTTGAGCCAAAGCCGTTTGTAAAGTGGGCCGGCGGAAAAAGGCAGCTCATGCCAGTCATAGAAAAGCACATGCCGTCTGAGTTTGGCGCGTACTTTGAGCCGTTTCTTGGCGGAGGCGCAGTATTGTTTCACCTGCTATCAAAGAACCCTGGCCTGAAATGCAACGTCTCTGACCTGAACTCTGATCTGGTTCTGTCATACGTGGTGATTCGCGACAGGGTGAAGGAACTGATCACATCGCTTGAGCGCCATGCCAAGCATTATTTGAAAAATCCCGATTCATACTATTACTCGGTGCGCGACAGCGAGCCGGCAGACAGCATTGGAAAGGTCTCAAGGCTGTTGTTCCTAAACAGGACCTGCTTTAACGGGCTGTACAGGGTAAACAGCAAGGGCAAGTTCAACGTCCCACTTGGGCGATACTCTAATCCAAATATTGTAAACGAGGAGAACCTGCTTTCTGTAAGCCACGCACTCCAGTCAAAGAAAATCCAGGTGACGTGTCAGGACTTTACGTCTATTGTGTCCCATGCAAAGAAGGGCGACTTTGTGTACTTTGATCCTCCGTACCAGCCGGTAAGCAGGACTGCCAATTTCACAAGCTACACTGACAAAAATTTCACGTATCAGGACCTTGAAATGCTAGTTGACGTCTCAGAAAAACTCGCGCAAAAAGGGTGCAAGGTCCTCCACTCTAATTCCAACTCAAGGGAGGTAACTTGCCTGTTTTCCTCAAAATGGAAGGTTGTGGAAATTCCTGTGAACCGGGCGATAAACTCCGACTCTGCAAAAAGGACGGGGCACACAGAGCTTCTGATTAAAAATTACTAG
- a CDS encoding ammonia monooxygenase, protein MVWLRRCTHYLFIVVVAVNSTLLTINAGDYIFYTDWAWTSFVVFSISQTLMLVVGACYYLTFTGVPGTATYYALIMTVYTWVAKGAWFALGYPYDFIVTPVWLPSAMLLDLAYWATKKNKHSLILFGGVMCGMSLPLFNMVNLITVADPLETAFKYPRPTLPPYMTPIEPAVGKFYNSPVALGAGAGAVLSVTMAALGCKLNTWTYRWMAAWSKWD, encoded by the coding sequence ATGGTCTGGCTTAGACGATGTACTCACTACTTGTTCATAGTAGTGGTTGCAGTAAACTCTACCCTGCTAACAATTAACGCAGGAGACTACATCTTCTACACCGATTGGGCCTGGACTTCGTTTGTCGTATTTTCAATATCACAAACACTGATGTTAGTAGTCGGCGCATGCTACTACCTGACATTTACTGGAGTCCCAGGAACAGCAACGTATTATGCGTTGATAATGACTGTTTACACATGGGTAGCAAAAGGTGCATGGTTTGCACTCGGATACCCATATGACTTCATTGTAACACCCGTTTGGCTTCCGTCAGCAATGTTGCTTGACCTGGCATACTGGGCTACAAAGAAGAACAAGCACTCACTGATTCTATTTGGTGGTGTGATGTGTGGAATGTCATTGCCGTTGTTTAACATGGTCAACCTCATCACTGTGGCTGATCCATTAGAGACTGCATTCAAATATCCAAGACCAACGCTTCCGCCGTATATGACTCCGATAGAGCCTGCCGTGGGCAAGTTCTATAACAGTCCAGTAGCACTAGGTGCTGGCGCGGGTGCTGTATTATCAGTAACCATGGCCGCATTGGGATGCAAACTGAACACGTGGACATACAGATGGATGGCAGCTTGGTCCAAGTGGGACTAA
- a CDS encoding methane monooxygenase/ammonia monooxygenase subunit C, translating to MAQMPALIPKEVEIQRLKKIWLIVIAMGSTAASVEVDNFVDGSLHQTSIRDSAFTPAHWWLYSHFVALPLGWGAAAIYDRKVPILRGPNNSMNTGLKMTILGYLATMFTIGVNEMWHFWFVEEIFAVPNHWMFNMGVVVAFMGALAYVVRVYARLVELGAETPGENPYVAEMYKLALEGKLYSRSIP from the coding sequence ATGGCACAGATGCCGGCATTAATTCCAAAAGAAGTCGAGATCCAGAGATTAAAGAAAATCTGGCTCATCGTCATCGCAATGGGATCTACAGCAGCATCAGTGGAAGTTGATAACTTTGTAGACGGTTCTCTACATCAGACCTCTATCAGAGATTCAGCATTTACTCCAGCACACTGGTGGCTCTATAGCCACTTTGTTGCACTACCACTCGGTTGGGGAGCAGCTGCAATCTATGACAGAAAGGTACCAATTCTCAGAGGCCCAAACAACTCCATGAACACCGGATTGAAGATGACCATTCTAGGTTACCTTGCAACCATGTTCACAATCGGAGTCAATGAAATGTGGCACTTCTGGTTTGTAGAGGAAATCTTCGCAGTTCCAAACCACTGGATGTTCAACATGGGTGTAGTAGTCGCCTTCATGGGCGCCCTAGCATATGTCGTAAGAGTATACGCTAGACTAGTCGAACTAGGTGCAGAAACACCAGGTGAGAACCCATATGTTGCAGAAATGTACAAGCTAGCCCTCGAAGGCAAACTGTACAGCAGATCCATCCCATAA
- a CDS encoding methane monooxygenase/ammonia monooxygenase subunit B — protein sequence MVDKKIFVVALAAVLALGTFGPNLAHMVQSAEAHGVQAQLQSRFVKIEDETFNRQSLQTGEELVLSGKFVSLVERDLRGWNSIFSESTNAGNRWEILARSPPGNVFQIPGNAVVPYEIRAKALEPGVYHVHTQLNVASVGPGLGPGQTVVVTGEPILKPIPYTNIMYQSIIIGVGYVITFATRPWQVI from the coding sequence ATGGTCGACAAAAAAATATTCGTAGTGGCACTCGCTGCAGTCTTAGCACTTGGCACATTTGGTCCAAACTTGGCCCACATGGTACAATCTGCAGAAGCGCACGGTGTACAAGCACAGTTGCAAAGTCGTTTCGTGAAAATTGAAGATGAGACTTTCAACAGACAATCACTGCAAACCGGTGAAGAGCTAGTCCTCAGCGGCAAGTTCGTAAGTCTTGTTGAAAGAGACCTAAGAGGTTGGAACTCTATATTCTCAGAGTCAACCAACGCAGGTAACAGATGGGAGATTCTCGCAAGAAGTCCACCAGGAAACGTCTTTCAGATACCAGGCAATGCTGTAGTCCCATATGAGATTAGGGCAAAGGCATTAGAGCCAGGAGTATATCACGTACACACACAACTTAATGTTGCTTCAGTTGGACCAGGATTAGGCCCAGGACAGACAGTAGTAGTTACTGGCGAACCAATATTGAAACCAATTCCATACACAAACATCATGTATCAATCAATCATCATTGGAGTTGGCTACGTCATAACATTCGCAACTCGCCCCTGGCAAGTAATCTAA
- a CDS encoding 30S ribosomal protein S15, whose translation MGRVHTHRHGQSHSTRPITQRTPSWLSMSQKEVEDLVVKYGKDGVPMSQIGIRMRDQHAIPLVKPIVKKSIKKILDDNGVTPEIPEDLNNIVRKAVGLQKHLKTHNSDKRNVRSLELVEAKVHRISTYYKRIGALPENWKYKSVVAQLE comes from the coding sequence ATGGGACGAGTTCACACTCACAGACACGGTCAGTCGCACTCTACTAGGCCGATCACACAGAGAACACCTTCTTGGTTGTCAATGAGCCAAAAAGAAGTTGAAGATCTTGTTGTAAAATACGGCAAGGACGGAGTCCCAATGAGTCAGATAGGAATCAGGATGCGAGATCAGCACGCGATCCCACTTGTAAAACCAATTGTCAAAAAGTCGATCAAAAAAATTCTTGACGACAACGGAGTGACACCTGAGATCCCAGAGGACCTAAACAACATCGTAAGAAAAGCAGTCGGACTGCAAAAGCACCTCAAGACACACAACTCTGACAAGAGAAACGTCAGATCGCTTGAACTAGTAGAAGCAAAGGTGCACAGAATTTCAACATACTACAAAAGAATCGGGGCACTTCCTGAAAACTGGAAATATAAGTCAGTGGTAGCCCAACTAGAATAA
- a CDS encoding DHHA1 domain-containing protein — MGKNFSEHLSNFNDKISDCIKSGKDVIVTTHIDCDGLTSGSIITKALIHAGAKVTVRTVKEMNNAVIKNMQQDSRDLHIVTDLGGGFAKQFDEAFGENWFVLDHHEIPQEEHENERVINAWKFGMNGGTEICAGGMAYLAAKSLDRRNANLAAIAVVSALGDRQDQGERKSFTGMNAEIAEEAKNAGHLKIDLDLLLVGRETRPIADSLAFTSQPFIEGLTWNRDSCFSLLRTSGINLKDGGRWRTPSDLTDDEKRTLIEIITKFASSQNATQIMEELIGYTYTFPSEDRRSFLRDAREFSTMLNSCGRINRAGVGIAICMGDRNKMLQAGENILGEYRKMIRDYMNILSNERWRMNDSISCLMVNGEGVVPETMSGTISSLLAGSPKNAGKIIILRTNGEENTIKFSSRKSMGCKSDVNLSILMRNGAEKFDGVGGGHDAAAGAKITKDKLDGFLDYLEDNVAHVQSSDSN; from the coding sequence ATGGGAAAAAATTTTAGCGAACATTTATCAAATTTCAACGACAAAATTTCAGACTGCATAAAATCCGGAAAGGATGTGATCGTCACAACGCACATCGACTGTGACGGGCTGACATCTGGAAGCATAATCACAAAGGCACTCATCCACGCAGGCGCCAAGGTAACCGTAAGGACAGTCAAGGAGATGAACAATGCAGTCATCAAAAACATGCAGCAGGATTCTCGCGATCTCCACATAGTAACGGATCTCGGCGGCGGGTTTGCAAAGCAGTTTGACGAGGCGTTTGGCGAAAACTGGTTTGTTTTGGATCACCACGAAATCCCGCAAGAAGAGCACGAAAACGAGCGCGTCATAAATGCCTGGAAGTTTGGGATGAACGGCGGCACGGAAATTTGCGCAGGCGGCATGGCATACCTTGCTGCAAAATCACTTGACAGGAGAAACGCAAATCTTGCTGCCATTGCGGTAGTATCAGCACTTGGTGACAGGCAAGATCAGGGCGAAAGAAAGTCGTTTACGGGAATGAATGCAGAAATTGCAGAGGAGGCAAAAAACGCAGGCCACCTAAAAATTGATTTGGATTTATTGTTGGTAGGAAGGGAGACTAGGCCGATTGCAGATTCCCTGGCATTTACATCGCAACCGTTCATCGAGGGGCTGACGTGGAACCGGGACTCTTGCTTTTCACTACTTAGAACGTCCGGAATAAACCTCAAGGACGGCGGAAGATGGAGAACCCCGTCGGATCTCACAGATGACGAAAAGCGGACCCTGATCGAAATAATTACAAAATTTGCCAGCAGCCAAAATGCAACGCAGATAATGGAAGAGTTAATCGGATACACCTACACGTTTCCAAGCGAGGATCGGCGCAGCTTTTTGCGCGATGCCCGCGAGTTTTCAACCATGCTAAATTCCTGTGGAAGAATAAACAGGGCAGGAGTCGGAATCGCAATCTGCATGGGTGACAGAAACAAGATGCTGCAGGCAGGAGAAAACATCCTTGGAGAATACAGAAAAATGATCCGAGACTACATGAACATTTTGTCAAACGAGCGCTGGAGAATGAACGACTCGATTAGCTGCCTGATGGTAAACGGCGAGGGTGTAGTCCCAGAGACGATGAGTGGAACGATTTCATCTCTCCTTGCAGGTTCCCCAAAGAACGCAGGAAAAATAATAATTTTGAGGACAAATGGCGAGGAAAACACGATCAAGTTTTCCTCAAGAAAGTCAATGGGCTGCAAGTCAGATGTGAACCTGAGCATACTGATGAGGAATGGCGCTGAAAAGTTCGACGGAGTGGGCGGCGGACACGATGCCGCTGCAGGGGCAAAAATAACTAAAGACAAATTGGATGGATTTTTGGATTACCTTGAAGACAATGTCGCTCACGTGCAGAGTTCAGATAGCAATTAA
- a CDS encoding KEOPS complex subunit Pcc1, translated as MSLTCRVQIAINNISEKKAKAVQSALEPDNVDFPEGLSLEIENIDNALVFNFQSTGSMKKLIPTIDEVLAHVQMALKVIE; from the coding sequence ATGTCGCTCACGTGCAGAGTTCAGATAGCAATTAACAACATTTCTGAGAAAAAGGCAAAGGCAGTGCAAAGTGCGCTTGAGCCAGACAACGTGGACTTTCCAGAAGGACTCTCACTTGAAATAGAAAATATTGATAATGCACTAGTCTTTAATTTTCAGAGTACAGGCAGCATGAAAAAACTAATCCCCACAATAGATGAGGTCTTGGCGCACGTGCAGATGGCGCTAAAGGTGATCGAATAA
- the serS gene encoding serine--tRNA ligase encodes MLDPKIIKEKPELIRKMLRDRNSDFDLDSLVSLDSKRREMIVKTDELRKKKNTVSIEIAQKKKSGQDASAAISQMQQVSQELISLEEDQKKTESNYEKLILTIPNLVHESVPIGPDDTANLEIRKFGTIPQFDFQVKDHIDISQRLDLVDLERAAKTAGARFYYLKNGLVKLNQALIHFALDYMEQKQYVLVQPPYMINQKSMEGAIIAQDFQDVIYKIQDEDLFLIGTSEHSIASMHSDEILDGKDLPIRYAGISPCFRKEAGAHGRDQKGIFRVHQFEKIEQYVFARPEESWKEHERMLAVAEEFYQRLEIPYRVMLLSSGDMGKISAKTYDIEAWMAGQNAYREIVSCSNCLDFQTRRLKIRFRDKTNEQTQYLHSLNSTLVATTRTLVAIMENFQTKDGHIAIPKALQKYLGSSAI; translated from the coding sequence ATGCTTGACCCAAAGATAATCAAGGAAAAGCCGGAACTAATCCGCAAGATGCTCAGGGACAGAAACTCTGACTTTGACTTGGATTCCCTGGTGTCGCTTGACTCCAAGAGAAGGGAGATGATAGTAAAAACAGACGAGCTTAGAAAAAAGAAAAACACAGTATCCATAGAGATTGCTCAAAAGAAAAAGTCAGGGCAGGACGCAAGTGCCGCAATTTCGCAGATGCAGCAGGTCTCACAGGAATTGATATCGCTTGAGGAGGACCAGAAAAAGACAGAATCGAATTATGAAAAACTGATACTTACAATTCCAAACTTGGTTCACGAGTCAGTGCCAATCGGGCCAGACGATACTGCAAATTTAGAGATCAGAAAGTTCGGCACCATACCACAGTTTGACTTTCAAGTCAAGGACCACATTGACATATCGCAGAGATTGGATCTTGTGGATTTGGAGCGCGCCGCAAAGACTGCAGGTGCGAGATTTTATTATTTGAAAAACGGTCTGGTCAAGCTCAACCAGGCTCTCATCCACTTTGCGCTGGATTACATGGAGCAAAAGCAGTATGTATTGGTCCAGCCCCCATACATGATAAACCAAAAGTCGATGGAGGGCGCAATCATCGCGCAGGACTTTCAGGATGTAATTTACAAAATACAGGACGAGGATCTGTTTCTGATTGGAACATCCGAGCACTCTATCGCATCGATGCACTCTGACGAGATTTTGGATGGAAAGGACCTGCCAATAAGATATGCTGGAATAAGCCCGTGCTTTAGAAAGGAGGCAGGCGCCCACGGGCGGGACCAGAAGGGAATATTCCGGGTTCACCAGTTTGAGAAAATCGAGCAGTACGTGTTTGCAAGGCCCGAGGAATCATGGAAGGAACACGAAAGAATGCTTGCAGTGGCAGAGGAATTTTACCAAAGACTCGAAATCCCATACCGTGTGATGCTCCTGTCAAGTGGGGACATGGGAAAGATTTCCGCAAAGACATACGACATCGAGGCATGGATGGCAGGCCAGAACGCGTACCGCGAAATAGTGTCCTGCTCAAACTGCCTTGACTTTCAGACGCGCAGACTCAAGATAAGATTCCGTGACAAGACAAACGAGCAGACGCAGTACCTGCATTCGCTAAACAGCACACTTGTCGCAACCACAAGGACGCTTGTTGCAATCATGGAGAACTTTCAGACAAAGGACGGACACATTGCAATCCCAAAGGCTTTGCAAAAATACCTCGGATCAAGTGCCATATAG
- a CDS encoding 30S ribosomal protein S3ae: MARRKGGKVKDKWREKKWVTVIAPESFNNAPIAYIPITDEQKAIGRVIEVTLFDILKGDPSQYQYKIYFQISKIDGDKAYSIFKRYEYAKEFLRSLIRRGSSKVSYVMDVKTKDNYIFRIKIIALTHKKLNTSRKHALRLIANDVMSKTIKEMTIDQFVQATCYGKINSDIMAAAKKVIRMRHVGLEKVKLIRTAEAEVALLQAQ; the protein is encoded by the coding sequence TTGGCACGTAGAAAGGGTGGAAAGGTAAAAGACAAGTGGCGAGAGAAAAAATGGGTCACAGTTATCGCCCCAGAGTCATTTAACAATGCACCAATAGCGTACATACCAATCACTGATGAGCAAAAAGCGATCGGCAGAGTTATCGAGGTCACATTGTTTGACATTCTAAAGGGAGATCCATCCCAGTACCAGTACAAGATTTACTTCCAGATCAGCAAAATTGACGGCGACAAGGCATACTCCATATTCAAGAGATACGAGTACGCAAAGGAGTTCCTGCGAAGCCTCATCAGACGCGGCTCTAGCAAGGTTAGCTATGTAATGGACGTAAAGACAAAAGACAATTACATTTTCAGAATAAAGATAATTGCACTCACACACAAAAAGCTCAACACGTCAAGAAAGCACGCGCTAAGACTAATCGCAAACGACGTGATGAGCAAGACAATCAAAGAGATGACAATTGATCAGTTCGTCCAGGCAACGTGCTATGGAAAGATAAACTCAGACATCATGGCAGCTGCAAAGAAGGTCATCCGCATGAGACATGTTGGATTAGAAAAAGTAAAGCTAATCAGAACAGCAGAAGCCGAAGTCGCATTGCTACAAGCGCAATAG
- a CDS encoding RNA-binding domain-containing protein, translated as MEKRLEVDIQLIVHATEDLEKILATFKETFDIDREDFDMQNLTGHFENPIIMLHAKIKKKKAQFFVKKLVASIPKEQINTIIEDLENRYDDSTLYLRIGKQSLVKGEIVLSDREPVKIKIFTPIYKQADIEDTFTRLLTQGTI; from the coding sequence ATGGAAAAAAGGCTCGAAGTAGATATTCAACTAATTGTCCACGCGACTGAGGATTTGGAAAAGATCCTTGCCACATTCAAGGAAACGTTTGACATCGACAGGGAGGACTTTGACATGCAAAACCTCACCGGCCACTTTGAGAACCCAATCATCATGCTGCACGCAAAGATCAAGAAAAAAAAGGCGCAGTTCTTTGTAAAAAAACTAGTCGCGTCAATCCCGAAAGAGCAGATCAACACAATAATTGAGGATTTGGAAAACAGATACGACGACTCTACGCTGTACCTGAGAATAGGCAAGCAGTCACTTGTAAAGGGCGAGATAGTGCTAAGCGACAGGGAGCCAGTCAAGATTAAAATTTTCACCCCGATATACAAGCAGGCAGACATCGAGGACACATTTACCAGACTGCTCACGCAAGGCACGATTTAA
- a CDS encoding AAA family ATPase — MLQAASTYLDWNNSIDILNKAYDAGLFALIIGPKGTGKTSLVREFAAKKSANLESVNFSLRTRESHLVGAKTLTDGSIGFDEGILIRSMREGSLLYLDEINAAEADVLLRLDEALDDRRQIVLKESTGEMIKANEKWFVVATINPLTHVGTKELPPQILSRFPIRIRLDYPPEETELQIVKRYASSGHDEKLIQGIKLANTLRQAAAVEELYYSPSLRETIAFAKLLDSGMNAREAAVIVFGNVYSQWGNVEYQKVNDIITSMFGS; from the coding sequence ATGTTACAGGCAGCATCGACCTACCTTGACTGGAACAACTCCATTGACATTTTGAATAAGGCGTATGACGCCGGGCTTTTTGCACTTATCATAGGCCCAAAGGGAACCGGAAAGACTTCGCTTGTGCGAGAGTTTGCAGCAAAAAAGTCTGCAAATCTAGAGTCGGTCAACTTTTCGCTTCGAACAAGGGAGAGCCACCTCGTTGGAGCAAAGACACTGACTGACGGCTCCATTGGATTTGACGAGGGAATTTTGATTAGATCAATGAGGGAGGGCAGCCTCCTGTATCTTGACGAGATAAACGCAGCAGAGGCAGACGTCCTGCTAAGACTTGACGAGGCACTAGACGACAGGAGGCAGATAGTTCTCAAAGAGTCAACAGGTGAGATGATCAAGGCAAACGAGAAATGGTTTGTCGTTGCAACGATCAACCCGCTCACACACGTGGGAACAAAGGAGCTTCCGCCACAAATCCTGAGCAGATTCCCAATAAGGATAAGGCTTGACTATCCTCCAGAAGAAACAGAGCTGCAGATCGTAAAGAGATACGCATCGAGCGGACACGATGAGAAGCTAATCCAGGGAATAAAGCTTGCAAACACACTGCGCCAGGCAGCGGCAGTGGAGGAGCTGTACTACTCCCCAAGTCTCAGGGAGACAATCGCGTTTGCAAAACTTCTTGATTCTGGCATGAACGCCAGGGAGGCAGCGGTAATCGTGTTTGGCAATGTATATTCCCAGTGGGGAAACGTCGAGTATCAAAAAGTAAATGACATTATCACGTCGATGTTTGGTAGTTAA